The nucleotide window GGCCGCGGTCGCGCCCCCGGCGGCCAGCGCCGCAGCTCGGCCGGGTCGGCGGAGTTCGACGACCTGCTCGCCGACCTGCTCGGCCAGCAGGGCGGCGGCTTCTCCGGCGGCAGCACCCGCGGCCCCGAGAAGGGCGGCGACCTCACGGCCACCGCCCGGGTCGGCTTCGCAGCCGCGCTGCGCGGCACCGAGGTGAGCGTCCCCGTGGTCGACCCGACCGGCGGCACCCGCACCGTGCACGCGCGCCTGCCCGCCGGCGTCGCCGACGGCCAGAAGGTCCGGGTCCGCGGCAAGGGCTCGCGCGGCTCCGGCGGCCCGGGCGACGTCATCGTCACCGTCCGGGTCGAGGGCGACGACGTCTTCACGTGGGACGGCACGTCCCTCAGGGTCAGCGTCCCGGTGACCTTCGCCGAGGCGGCCCTGGGCGCCACGGTCGAGGTGCCCACCCTGGACGGGGTGGCCCGGCTCAAGGTGCCCGCGGGCACCCCGTCGGGCCGGACGTTCCGGCTCAAGGGCCGTGGCCCCGCCGTCCGGGGCGTGGCCTCCGACGTCCTCGCGACCGTCACGGTCGTCGTGCCGCAGAAGCTGTCCGACCGGGCCCGCGAGGCGGTCGAGACCCTGCGCGACGCCGAGGGCGACGCCGACCCGCGCGCCGGCCTGCTCGCCGCGGCCGAGGCGTCGAGGGAGAAGGCGTCGTCGTGACCGAGCCCCCGCTGCAGCGCGCCTACGTCATCTCCGTGGCCGCGGAGCTCGCGGGCATGCACCCGCAGACGCTGCGGCAGTACGACCGCGAGGGCCTGGTCACGCCCACCCGGACCCGGGGCGGGGGGCGGCGCTACACCGACGAGGACATCGAGCGGCTGCGCGAGGTGCAGCGCCTGTCCCAGGAGGAGGGCGTCAACCTGGCCGGCATCCGTCGCATCCTCGAGCTGGAGGAGGAGACCCGCCAGCTGCGCGGGCAGGTCGACGACCTGCGCGACGACCTGCGCCGGACCCGTGCCGCCGCCGACCGCGTGTTCGCCGCGGGCCCCGGCGGGATCGTCGCGCTCGCCAAGGGCCGCCGGCCGCAGCGCCGGCCGGTCTCCACCGCCCTCGTGGTCTGGCGGCCCGGCTCCCGCGACTGAGCCGCCCGTCGTCCGTCCGCCCGAGGCTCGGGACCGAGCCCGGCTCAGACCAGGTCGAGCAGCTCCGCGACGGACCCCCGCACCAAGCTCGGC belongs to Aquipuribacter hungaricus and includes:
- a CDS encoding DnaJ C-terminal domain-containing protein: GRGRAPGGQRRSSAGSAEFDDLLADLLGQQGGGFSGGSTRGPEKGGDLTATARVGFAAALRGTEVSVPVVDPTGGTRTVHARLPAGVADGQKVRVRGKGSRGSGGPGDVIVTVRVEGDDVFTWDGTSLRVSVPVTFAEAALGATVEVPTLDGVARLKVPAGTPSGRTFRLKGRGPAVRGVASDVLATVTVVVPQKLSDRAREAVETLRDAEGDADPRAGLLAAAEASREKASS
- a CDS encoding heat shock protein transcriptional repressor HspR; this translates as MHPQTLRQYDREGLVTPTRTRGGGRRYTDEDIERLREVQRLSQEEGVNLAGIRRILELEEETRQLRGQVDDLRDDLRRTRAAADRVFAAGPGGIVALAKGRRPQRRPVSTALVVWRPGSRD